From a region of the Candidatus Abyssobacteria bacterium SURF_5 genome:
- a CDS encoding PRC-barrel domain containing protein, with product MKVLSLFVAMAFAFSFLAMPAFAAGEGEVTKDGTQMQGFYKGSDLLDKSVMSSEGEVLGDLDDIIIGQDGTLKYGIISSGGFLGMGEEQVAVPLKSIQLAPEQDALMVNVTQDRFENAPRFDQEGFTSEMEREVSAYYGAEEMEMEPEAERELAPFEETEREFEGMKEEGRMDHEGRMDQEGLSGEESAY from the coding sequence ATGAAAGTATTGAGCTTATTCGTGGCAATGGCGTTTGCTTTCTCGTTCTTAGCGATGCCGGCTTTTGCTGCCGGCGAAGGTGAAGTAACGAAGGACGGAACGCAGATGCAGGGGTTCTACAAGGGAAGTGATTTGCTGGATAAGAGCGTGATGAGCAGCGAAGGTGAAGTGCTCGGAGATCTGGACGATATCATCATTGGGCAGGATGGAACGCTGAAGTACGGTATCATCTCTTCCGGCGGGTTCCTCGGAATGGGCGAAGAACAAGTCGCTGTTCCGCTCAAATCCATTCAGCTTGCTCCCGAGCAGGATGCTCTCATGGTCAACGTGACGCAGGACAGATTCGAGAATGCTCCCAGGTTTGACCAGGAAGGCTTTACCTCCGAAATGGAGCGCGAAGTAAGCGCATACTATGGCGCCGAGGAAATGGAGATGGAGCCCGAAGCAGAACGTGAATTGGCTCCCTTCGAGGAGACAGAACGGGAATTTGAAGGCATGAAGGAAGAGGGCCGCATGGACCACGAAGGCCGGATGGATCAGGAAGGCCTTTCAGGCGAGGAAAGCGCCTATTAA
- a CDS encoding CocE/NonD family hydrolase has translation MWRWKMSYGLMRRLLLLLFVFSSVCFLSCATPQVKRPQDHFGDKRVPEAVKANDEAREAIEQYHSAYGPKQEYGLIAEMNVDIPMRDGTSLKANIFRPDAEGRFPVIMSMTAYMKDRPWPVPEGHEGEPGEYQVWELPNPERWVPWGYALVRIDMRGFGQSTGKSSGLNDQEAEDYYDAIEWAARQPWSNGNIGLSGVSYIAINQWYVAAKQPPSLKAIIPWEGLADQYRDSFYRGGIFCFPWVMFYVGEFYRDYSVRGWPHAQNYEENAPPAIWEFVFHRTDDEFWAKRRPDWSEVQVPLYSAGNWNGWMGAGHLRGNLEGFKRAASANKKLRVHTGAHQDAYYSEEGFLTQLRFFDYWLKGIDNGIMNEPPVKLAVRTGTGRFDFDWRYENDWPIARTEYRKLYLKAAKDDSAGGFADTLPETETSVTYDAPGGYTENDNVAVFVSDPFREDTEITGEIKLNLWVSSSINDMNVHAVMLIVHPTLHPLLHKWYGEREIVTVGWLSAQHRELDPELTTASRPYHRHKNLLPLEPGEPVEMQVEVWPTSMVYPKGSRLVLTLSSDSPMTMQGSRVGLYRARHAKDTIHTGGKYDSYLQIPVVPPKR, from the coding sequence ATGTGGAGGTGGAAGATGTCATACGGTTTGATGCGCAGGCTTCTCCTTTTGCTATTCGTGTTCTCCTCGGTTTGCTTTCTTTCCTGCGCGACTCCGCAGGTGAAGCGGCCGCAGGACCATTTTGGCGACAAGCGCGTTCCCGAGGCCGTGAAGGCGAATGACGAGGCGCGCGAGGCGATCGAGCAGTATCATTCCGCTTACGGGCCGAAGCAGGAGTACGGGTTGATCGCGGAAATGAATGTGGATATCCCGATGCGCGACGGCACGAGCTTGAAGGCGAACATCTTCAGGCCGGACGCCGAGGGCCGATTTCCGGTGATCATGTCGATGACGGCGTACATGAAGGACCGGCCGTGGCCAGTTCCGGAGGGTCACGAGGGCGAGCCGGGAGAATACCAGGTGTGGGAGCTGCCGAACCCGGAGCGCTGGGTTCCGTGGGGGTATGCGCTCGTTCGCATCGATATGCGCGGTTTCGGGCAATCGACGGGCAAATCCTCCGGCTTGAACGATCAGGAAGCCGAGGATTATTACGACGCCATCGAATGGGCGGCGCGCCAGCCGTGGAGCAACGGCAACATCGGCCTTTCGGGCGTCTCCTACATCGCGATCAATCAATGGTATGTCGCCGCGAAGCAGCCGCCGTCATTGAAGGCGATCATTCCGTGGGAGGGCCTGGCCGATCAGTACCGCGACAGCTTTTACCGCGGCGGCATCTTCTGCTTCCCGTGGGTGATGTTCTACGTCGGCGAGTTTTACCGCGACTACTCCGTTCGCGGCTGGCCGCACGCGCAGAATTACGAGGAGAATGCGCCGCCGGCCATCTGGGAATTCGTGTTCCATCGAACGGATGACGAGTTCTGGGCGAAGCGACGCCCGGATTGGAGCGAGGTGCAGGTCCCGCTTTACAGCGCGGGCAACTGGAACGGCTGGATGGGAGCCGGCCACCTGCGGGGGAACCTCGAGGGATTCAAGCGAGCGGCCTCTGCGAACAAGAAGCTTCGGGTGCACACCGGCGCGCATCAGGACGCGTATTATTCGGAAGAGGGATTCCTGACCCAATTGAGGTTCTTCGATTACTGGCTCAAGGGCATCGATAACGGCATCATGAATGAGCCGCCGGTAAAGCTTGCCGTGCGGACCGGGACGGGCCGTTTCGATTTCGACTGGCGCTATGAAAACGATTGGCCGATCGCGCGCACGGAATATCGAAAGCTGTATCTGAAGGCGGCAAAAGACGACTCGGCGGGCGGCTTTGCCGATACGCTGCCCGAAACCGAAACCAGTGTCACGTATGACGCGCCCGGCGGCTACACAGAAAACGATAATGTGGCTGTGTTTGTTTCCGATCCGTTTCGTGAGGACACCGAGATCACGGGCGAGATCAAGCTCAATCTGTGGGTCTCTTCAAGCATCAACGACATGAACGTGCACGCGGTAATGCTGATCGTGCATCCGACGCTGCATCCGCTGTTGCACAAATGGTATGGAGAGCGGGAGATTGTGACGGTCGGCTGGCTTTCCGCTCAGCACCGCGAACTGGACCCGGAACTCACGACCGCCTCGCGCCCCTATCACCGCCACAAGAATCTGCTGCCGCTCGAGCCGGGCGAGCCGGTGGAGATGCAGGTCGAGGTCTGGCCGACGAGCATGGTGTACCCGAAGGGGTCGCGCCTGGTGCTGACGCTCTCATCGGACAGTCCGATGACAATGCAGGGCTCGCGGGTGGGTCTGTATCGGGCGCGGCATGCGAAAGATACTATTCACACGGGTGGAAAGTACGATTCATATCTGCAGATACCGGTTGTGCCGCCGAAACGATAG